The genomic region TTTTTAGTATAGGTTCTTGAGAGTAGAGAAAGCCATGGGCTTAGACTCGCATTTTTATCGACTTGTAGATCAGCATTACCCGGCTTGAGCACAAGATAAAAACTCTGTATACGTCCATTGTGGTGTAAGAGTATGTTGCTGATTATGCGACTTTCTTTTTGCCAATCAGTTGTTGAATCTGCTTTGCGGAACCCTGTCCAGAAAGTTTCATCAAATGTAAGATACGGACAGGATAGCCAAATATGCCTCCATGTTCTTGAGAGTATACTTGTCTTTGCCGCTATGGTAAAAGGCAAGTATTTTAGAATCTTATCAGTCACAATCGCAGGCATAATGGTGATCAAGTTGTTGTTTGTTTCTAGGGACTCGGAAGAAGCCATTTGAGCTGAAAATTCGAAAGAAGTCAGTTTAACCTTAGAGAACTTTATCATTAAAATGATTTAGAACCAGAAAAACGTTGCGCAAACAAGATTTTTACCAAACAAAAATATGCCTGAGGTTTTCATTTAGATGGGAGCAGAGGTACAAACGAGTTGTGACATAACGTAAATGTAAAAAAtctaaaattttaactaaaactttCAAAATTTAGGTTGTCTAGCTAGTCCCCTAGATCCACCACTGCAATTCTTActcataacaataacaataacaagaacaacATCCTCTCAATTCGAAGGAATGATTCTTCCATCTGCACTTGAACTTAGTTATCCTTTTAACTATAAGATGAAAGCCCCGTTCTTTTGAATATAAACTATCTTAACTGAACCGAACTTAATTTTATAAAACCTTAACCAAATTGAATCTAACTACTACCCAACTTATGTTGTTATAACAGAAGTAAGAAAgacaaataaagaacaatataGAAAGCAACGCAcggatttacgtggttcactaacggtatgatatgtgaggagttttcagattacagattcagacggtatgataAACATGACTGATAGAATCCGAACTAAGGCAAACTTAACCTTATCTATAGAACGTGAATTGAACGGAAATTAAATCTAAAAGATCATGACTTAACTTGAGATAAACCTTGCATCTCTAATGGGATTGTCAAGACTTCATTAAACTGAAATGACAGAGCCATAGCATGACacaaaaaaactcaaataaaCCGTTCAACATGCAAGTTAATTAACTCTTTTAATACGGAGTAACAAACATATTTTTTcagtcccggtcatttgtttacctttattcTTGGCACAGAGACCAAGGAAAGACGACGAGgtcaattattagatgacaagtcgACCAAATTGGGGGTGTGGAGGATTAAATTGTCCATCAAAGGCATTCTTAAAATCGAAAGGTAAACAATCGACTAATATACCCAAAAATAGAATAGGTATGACAAATGACCGTGACGGAGGGAGTAACAAGGAGTAACAATTACTACGTATTATGTAAGTATTATTGTACTCGACTACTCGTATatattgcatgcatacaatcttACACAAAACCAATCGAACATGACCAATTAAACAAGAATATAATAACATAAATTTAGAGGAACACTATCATTAGAAAAATTAAGTCTAAAATTaaattaccacaaatcaaacaaaTTAACTAGAATGAAATCAGAATTAAGAAAAACAAGAGTAAATTGTTTGAGAAATCTTAATAAGTTACCAATGTCGGATACAGTCGTTCAGCAGGGAGTGCATCGGGCGCGATCAATGtgagattttttttattttttttattttttttatttttttaagatCGTCTATCAAGAAACCTACTAGTGAGAAAATTGATATAATTATGGCGTTTTTTTAAAGAAAAGATTAAAATTTAGGAAGGATTTTCTATGGTGTGCTTAGGTTTTTCAGaattccttttttctttttttttttaaaaaaattaccgTTCCTCTTAATTTTCTCATTTTGCACGTGATACCGAACTTCAAGTTTATAAAAATGGTACTCTTTAGGTTTGATTCAACCGCAATGTACCCTCCATTATCGTTTTCAAAAATTTTAATcaatgtatatatataaaagaagcTTTTTTCAGAACACGTGGTAGTTCCCAATAATTTTAAAACACTCAAAAATTCtagataataaaaataaatatataaaatataataagaagtattaagataataataatatataggcAACGTATTTGAATAGGACTCAAACCCATTCATCTTTAGCATATATTGAGAGTATATATAAATTCCATACCATCACCATTCACGCATTGTATTCTCTGCACCAAAAATTTCAACTGTCTGCTTTCTTGATCATTAGAGAATTTTATTATTACTTTTCTCTATTTTATATTTAGAGGATTATATTTATGATTGATGATGTTATTTTAAATTCAGATTCATTGATGTACATATTActgtattatattaatattaatagtTGTGTTTTTTTTGGCAGGTTTATGTGTTTATGGCCAACGCTATAGGTTACCGAGCAAAGTATGATGATGGTATATATTAGTTTCACAAATTCTTAAGAGAGAGACGGTCGATCTCTTACTAATCTCCTTTGTTTATTACTTTGTATATAAGATTATTTTTGGaaaccaaatacaaaaacaaaaacttAATAGTCTTACATCTATATTTGATCTTATAATTGTATACTAATGCATGTGTTTTGTGTTGTGCAATTTTTCAGGCCATCGTCACACGTCTTCGTAtaatgatgaattgatgacacACCTCTTTTAACTtttta from Silene latifolia isolate original U9 population chromosome 3, ASM4854445v1, whole genome shotgun sequence harbors:
- the LOC141649931 gene encoding F-box/LRR-repeat protein 13-like; translation: MASSESLETNNNLITIMPAIVTDKILKYLPFTIAAKTSILSRTWRHIWLSCPYLTFDETFWTGFRKADSTTDWQKESRIISNILLHHNGRIQSFYLVLKPGNADLQVDKNASLSPWLSLLSRTYTKKIALDNWARKWSDLVILPSYIFHCTDLMKLKLQCFVLITPPFDFKGFPHLKRLELLCLKFNNDIDMLWSIIAKCPCLVFLRLEDCLGMDILDVDGHDLKS